A window of Ardenticatena maritima contains these coding sequences:
- the sufU gene encoding Fe-S cluster assembly sulfur transfer protein SufU has translation MLDFYREFILDHYRHPRNKGKLPNADISHEEHNPVCGDRIHMDIKLEDDHIADIKWDGEGCTISQASASILSEMVKGKSIEEVRQLSKEDLLEQLGMETLTPARIKCALLSLKVLKAGLYGLTTWPGEEDEWN, from the coding sequence ATGCTCGACTTCTACCGCGAATTTATTCTCGACCATTACCGACATCCGCGCAACAAAGGGAAGTTGCCGAACGCGGACATCTCACACGAGGAACACAACCCCGTATGCGGGGACCGCATTCACATGGACATCAAACTGGAAGATGACCACATCGCCGACATCAAGTGGGATGGTGAAGGGTGCACCATTAGCCAGGCGTCCGCTTCGATTTTGTCGGAGATGGTCAAAGGCAAGAGTATCGAAGAGGTGCGCCAGTTGAGCAAAGAGGATTTGCTGGAACAACTGGGCATGGAAACCCTGACGCCGGCGCGTATCAAGTGCGCCTTGTTGAGCCTGAAGGTACTGAAAGCCGGGCTGTACGGATTGACAACCTGGCCTGGCGAAGAAGATGAGTGGAACTAA
- a CDS encoding cysteine desulfurase, which produces MYDIEAIRQQFPILQRQVHGKPLVYLDSAATSQKPLAVIDAMDRYYREYNANVHRGVHTLSEEATAAYEGARKRIARFINARSPRELIYTRNATEAINLVAATWGRANLTPNDAVLITEMEHHSNIVPWQILRDQIGFELRAVPVTDEGYLDMDAFDRLLDERVKLVAVTHMSNVLGTINPIAEMTAKAHAVGALVLVDGAQSVPHMPVDVQALDIDFLAFSAHKMAGPTGIGALWARRELLEAMPPYMGGGDMIAFVSLERSTWADLPHKFEAGTPAIAEAIGFGAAVDFLSELGMENVRAHEIEITEYALEALSEVPGLRLLGPRKAADKGGVAAFVLDGVHPHDIASILDAEGVAVRAGHHCAQPLMQRYNVPATTRASFYVYTTREEIDRLVEALHVVRKVFA; this is translated from the coding sequence ATGTACGACATTGAAGCTATTCGTCAACAATTCCCGATTTTACAACGTCAGGTGCACGGCAAGCCGCTCGTCTATCTCGACAGTGCGGCAACTTCGCAGAAGCCGCTGGCTGTGATTGACGCCATGGACCGCTATTATCGCGAATACAATGCGAATGTGCATCGTGGGGTGCACACGCTCAGCGAAGAAGCCACGGCGGCGTATGAAGGTGCCCGCAAACGTATTGCGCGCTTTATCAATGCGCGTAGCCCGCGCGAACTCATCTACACGCGCAATGCCACCGAAGCCATCAACCTGGTGGCGGCAACGTGGGGGCGTGCCAACCTGACCCCCAATGACGCCGTCCTGATTACCGAGATGGAGCACCATTCCAACATTGTGCCGTGGCAAATCTTGCGCGACCAGATCGGCTTTGAGTTGCGCGCCGTTCCGGTGACGGACGAAGGGTATCTTGACATGGACGCCTTCGACCGCTTGCTGGATGAGCGCGTCAAGCTCGTGGCTGTCACACACATGAGCAATGTGCTGGGCACAATCAACCCCATCGCCGAGATGACGGCAAAAGCACACGCTGTTGGGGCGTTGGTGCTGGTGGATGGGGCGCAGAGCGTGCCGCATATGCCGGTGGATGTCCAAGCGCTGGATATTGATTTTCTGGCGTTCAGCGCGCACAAAATGGCTGGTCCAACCGGTATCGGGGCGCTGTGGGCGCGCCGTGAATTGTTGGAAGCCATGCCCCCCTACATGGGTGGCGGCGACATGATTGCCTTTGTCTCGCTGGAACGCTCCACCTGGGCGGATTTGCCCCACAAGTTTGAAGCCGGTACGCCCGCTATCGCCGAAGCCATTGGGTTTGGCGCGGCGGTGGACTTTTTGAGCGAATTGGGCATGGAAAACGTGCGTGCGCACGAAATCGAAATCACGGAGTATGCGCTGGAAGCCCTGAGCGAGGTGCCCGGCTTGCGCTTGCTGGGGCCACGCAAAGCGGCTGACAAGGGCGGTGTGGCGGCGTTCGTGTTGGACGGTGTTCACCCGCACGATATCGCCTCGATTCTGGATGCGGAAGGGGTGGCGGTCCGTGCGGGGCACCATTGCGCGCAACCGCTCATGCAGCGCTACAACGTCCCTGCGACCACGCGCGCCAGTTTCTACGTCTACACAACGCGCGAAGAGATTGACCGCCTGGTCGAAGCGTTGCATGTGGTTCGGAAGGTGTTTGCGTAG
- a CDS encoding iron-sulfur cluster assembly scaffold protein yields MNRQEQLECILDHFERPRFRERLHEAPIVMQGHNPSCGDRVSVFVVLDDANQRLARMTWEGEGCTISQAAASLLAELVQGKRVDEVLAMDSRDFAAWFGEDVVSARLRCVMLPLYTLRLALRTSLNKETEADETDWAQFRQER; encoded by the coding sequence ATGAACCGACAAGAGCAACTCGAATGCATTCTCGACCATTTTGAGCGTCCGCGTTTTCGCGAGCGCCTGCATGAGGCGCCTATCGTCATGCAGGGGCACAACCCATCGTGTGGCGACCGTGTGAGTGTGTTTGTTGTGCTCGATGACGCCAATCAGCGTTTGGCGCGTATGACCTGGGAAGGTGAAGGGTGTACCATTAGCCAGGCAGCGGCATCGCTCCTGGCTGAACTGGTCCAGGGAAAGCGCGTTGACGAAGTGCTGGCGATGGACAGCCGAGATTTTGCGGCGTGGTTTGGCGAGGATGTGGTGTCCGCTCGTTTGCGGTGTGTCATGTTGCCTTTGTACACCTTGCGTCTTGCGTTGCGCACATCGTTGAACAAAGAGACCGAAGCCGATGAAACCGATTGGGCGCAATTTCGCCAAGAACGGTAG